A stretch of Besnoitia besnoiti strain Bb-Ger1 chromosome V, whole genome shotgun sequence DNA encodes these proteins:
- a CDS encoding DHHC zinc finger domain-containing protein (encoded by transcript BESB_062260), protein MANTIYFAKFHSLPTTISSHLFSSENDSFLEYTVPPEKGPSPTSLTERHLDRGERMHALQAVERDGVMLSKHVGEGETGGESPRQQGDHYVLEQCHSHPLRAPLAPLPPGAYPAKLLAQVFMRERLFCGNRCLCIPDPGVLVCTVILLITPAVVFYQTVIPCLPPQTQLPAGCGFGFLLAGALGTLVSVAFSDPGILPRNRCPAEIPVGPSRVKFVVINGISVPQKWCTTCCLYRPPRTKHCSVCNTCVRRFDHHCPWVSNCIGQRNYRVFFFFVLFCALYALAGAIAAGVTLSVQIQNWGMGFSGAAIWRAGKECPQLAGLFVYSVCAAIPLVHLFFFNVYLVANNLTTNEEVLQLFSERNPYSSGCAANLYYFLSHPVEPRYPITLSPRLFPY, encoded by the exons ATGGCGAACACGATATATTTTGCCAAGTTCCACTCGCTGCCAACTACTATCTCTAGCCACCTTTTTTCGAGTGAAAACGACTCTTTTCTAGAATATACTGTCCCTCCGGAGAAGGGCCCGTCTCCGACGTCTCTCACTGAGCGGCATCTCGACCG TGGGGAAAGGATGCATGCACTCCAGGCTGTGGAGCGGGACGGTGTCATGCTAAGCAAACAtgtcggcgaaggcgagactgGCGGGGAGTCTCCGAGACAGCAAGGAGATCATTACGTGCTTGAGCAGTGTCACTCTCACccgctgcgtgcgcctcttGCCCCCCTGCCTCCAGGTGCGTATCCCGCCAAGTTGCTCGCGC AGGTTTTCATGCGTGAACGCTTGTTCTGCGGCAACCGCTGCCTCTGTATCCCGGACCCTGGCGTTCTGGTGTGCACCGTCATCCTCCTCATCACTCCAGCCGTCGTCTTCTATCAAACTGT GATACCTTGTCTTCCCCCTCAGACGCAGCTTCCGGCGGGCTGCGGCTTCGGGTttctcctcgcaggcgctctTGGCACGctcgtctctgtcgccttcaGCGATCCAGGAAT CTTGCCTCGAAACCGTTGCCCAGCGGAGATACCCGTAGGCCCCTCGC GCGTCAAGTTCGTCGTGATCAACGGCATCAGCGTCCCGCAGAAGTGGTGCA CGACTTGCTGCTTGtaccggccgccgcggacaaAGCACTGTTCGGTCTGCAACACCTGCGTGCGCCGCTTCGACCACCACTGTCCGTG GGTTTCGAATTGCATCGGACAAAGGAACTAccgcgtcttctttttctttgtcctcttctgcgccctcTACGCTCTTGCTGGCGCTATCGCGGCTGGCGTGACTCTATCT GTGCAGATTCAAAATTGGGGCATGGGcttcagcggcgcggcgatcTGGAGAGCAGGAAAAGAGTGCCCTCAGCT TGCAGGGCTGTTCGTCTACAGCGTATGCGCCGCTATTCCTCTCGTCCATCTCTTCTTCTTTAATGTGTACCTAGTGGCAAACAATCTGACAACTAACGAGGAGGTGCTACAGCTGTTTTCGGAAAGGAACCCCTACTCTTCGG gctgcgccgccaaTTTGTACTACTTCCTCTCGCACCCAGTGGAGCCCAGGTATCCAATAACACTATCTCCGCGGCTGTTTCCATATTAG
- a CDS encoding SAG-related sequence (encoded by transcript BESB_062270): MTCTARTVKAQDDAAVDQKVCTKSVSPITVKVDADTKTVTFTCGEGFQHLWPAESKEEPSKLTEYFTDDGCQKTEKLTETFGEKSTLQKKTAAPTVPPRELQARDTSPVSYTLTLGSLPDAQQEIYFTCANKAYSPPEQRSAPKEESCVVKVVVPKKPTPPLGTCVPGGGAMILAVSTAGGSAAFKCGEENSKLLPSDTRVFSEDCQHEQSLIAAIPSAQLSSSGNSHTLTVPKLPQAGATICYKCVDKENEGKNQCSVKISVSGSESSGVAAETVSGFLQSALTVFAALDAFHSHW, encoded by the exons ATGACGTGCACGGCGCGCACAGTGAAAGCCCAGGATGACGCTGCTGTAGACCAGAAGGTGTGCACGAAGAGCGTTTCGCCAATCACTGTAAAAGTTGATGCCGACACGAAGACGGTCACATTCACATGCGGCGAAGGTTTTCAACACCTGTGGCCTGCTGAGTCGAAAGAAGAACCAAGCAAATTGACTGAATATTTCACAGATGACGGGTGCCAGAAAACGGAGAAACTCACCGAAACGTTCGGTGAGAAATCCACGCTCCAGAAGAAAACCGCCGCCCCTACCGTGCCGCCTAGAGAATTGCAAGCCAGGGACACCTCGCCCGTCTCCTACACACTGACTTTGGGATCTCTTCCAGACGCACAACAGGAGATATACTTCACGTGCGCGAACAAGGCTTACAGTCCGCCCGAGCAGAGGAGCGCACCCAAAGAAGAATCCTGCGTAGTGAAGGTTGTCGTCCCAAAAAAGCCTACCCCACCTCTGGGCA CCTGCGTCCCTGGCGGAGGAGCTATGATCCTTGCCGTCTCTACGGCAGGCGGAAGTGCCGCATTCAAGTGCGGCGAGGAAAACAGCAAACTCCTCCCATCAGACACACGCGTCTTCAGCGAAGACTGCCAGCATGAACAATCCCTGATCGCTGCGATCCCTTCGGCCCAACTATCCTCTTCAGGCAACTCCCACACCTTGACTGTGCCGAAGTTGCCGCAAGCGGGCGCCACCATATGTTACAAGTGTGTGGACAAGGAAAACGAGGGGAAGAACCAATGCAGCGTCAAAATCAGCGTTAGTGGTTCGGAAAGCTCCGGTGTCGCGGCGGAAACAGTGTCCGGATTCTTGCAGAGTGCTCTCACTGTGTTTGCTGCCCTTGACGCCTTCCACTCTCATTGGTGA
- a CDS encoding SAG-related sequence (encoded by transcript BESB_062280), whose protein sequence is MAVTNLSGVRRVLLPVLVVWFMFCMTRVVEAEEENVLPNEQVCSENGQPEGVKVTVDATTRTAQFGCGSGLGHLWPVSKKPEALTEYFTDQTCKTPKELTATFGAETTLKKTTKGQSLSSKVEIASQTPTAYTLTFGSLPDKQEKIYFKCANTPYSVDDSRSSQEKGSCLVTIVIPPKPAPPQDTCTPERQALSLTITKPGENATFKCGEKNSTLLPSEPRVFSEDCQTDQALDAAIPSAKMESQDGAHTLTVPKLPTAGTVICYKCVDQADKAAEQCSVKISVSGSESSGASMGTVSGFSATALVAVVFAGRVHFY, encoded by the exons ATGGCGGTGACCAACCTTAGCGGCGTGAGACGTGTCTTGCTGCCCGTCCTCGTCGTATGGTTCATGTTTTGCATGACACGAGTCGTggaggccgaggaagaaaaTGTGTTGCCTAATGAACAGGTGTGCAGCGAAAACGGTCAGCCAGAGGGTGTCAAAGTGACAGTAGATGCCACTACGCGGACGGCTCAATTCGGCTGTGGAAGTGGACTGGGACACCTATGGCCAGTGTCGAAGAAGCCGGAGGCTCTGACCGAGTACTTCACCGACCAGACCTGCAAAACACCGAAAGAGCTCACTGCTACATTCGGCGCTGAAACAACACTAAAGAAGACCACTAAAGGACAAAGTTTGTCGAGCAAAGTAGAAATCGCCAGCCAGACACCAACTGCATACACGCTGACTTTCGGAAGTCTTCCAGACAAGCAAGAAAAGATCTACTTCAAGTGCGCGAATACTCCGTATTCGGTAGATGACAGTCGAAGTTCCCAAGAAAAGGGGTCCTGCCTGGTGACAATTGTCATACCGCCTAAGCCGGCACCGCCTCAGGACA CGTGCACCCCGGAGAGGCAAGCGTTGAGCCTCACAATCACAAAGCCAGGCGAGAACGCCACTTTCAAGTGCGGCGAAAAAAATAGCACCCTCCTCCCGTCAGAACCCCGTGTCTTCAGTGAAGACTGCCAGACCGACCAGGCCCTCGACGCTGCGATTCCCTCAGCCAAGATGGAGTCGCAGGACGGTGCTCACACCTTGACTGTGCCGAAGTTGCCAACGGCGGGCACCGTCATCTGTTACAAGTGTGTGGACCAAGCAGACAAGGCGGCCGAACAATGTAGTGTCAAAATCAGCGTCAGCGGTTCGGAGAGCTCCGGCGCGTCGATGGGGACAGTTTCCGGGTTCTCTGCAACTGCGCTCGTCGCAGTCGTTTTCGCTGGCAGGGTTCATTTCTATTAA
- a CDS encoding SAG-related sequence (encoded by transcript BESB_062290), whose product MVARNVVEKAIRAFVIGVISCTEHLRSAQEIPESTDSAECKDAQHPVTLRIDYKTLKAPIRCGTGFTFLWPDGSSSAADTLTRFCEDAECSSTGELSTFGSKSSLTKDSNARESSLSYTLALETLPEEEKSIHFKCAREKYTTRKAEENNSCLLTVVVPSKSKPTEETCDSKKQSLDLAISAAGGSVTFACGVENSNLLPTEKRVFSEDCQTDQALDAGIPSAKLSSTEGAHTLSVPELPKAGTTICYKCVDKADKVTKQCSVKVRVSGAESSRASIRTAYGCVFSGSIASLYLAAYYAY is encoded by the exons ATGGTGGCGAGGAATGTCGTAGAAAAGGCCATCAGGGCTTTCGTTATAGGCGTAATTTCGTGTACGGAACACCTAAGGAGTGCTCAAGAAATTCCTGAGTCCACGGACTCAGCTGAGTGCAAGGATGCTCAACATCCCGTTACCTTACGAATCGATTATAAGACGCTAAAAGCTCCTATCCGCTGTGGTACTGGCTTCACATTCTTGTGGCCAGATGGCTCTTCCAGCGCGGCTGACACGCTCACCAGATTTTGCGAGGACGCTGAATGCAGCTCGACGGGAGAACTGTCGACCTTTGGTTCAAAATCATCGCTGACGAAGGACAGCAACGCCAGAGAATCGAGTCTCTCGTATACGTTGGCGCTGGAAACTCTGCCCGAGGAAGAAAAATCGATTCACTTCAAatgcgcgcgcgagaagtaCACTACAagaaaggcagaggagaaTAACTCATGTCTGTTAACAGTCGTCGTGCCATCGAAATCGAAACCAACTGAAGAGA CGTGTGACTCGAAGAAACAAAGTCTCGACCTGGCTATCTCTGCCGCTGGCGGAAGTGTGACCTTCGCTTGTGGCGTGGAGAACAGCAACCTCCTCCCCACAGAGAAACGCGTCTTCAGTGAAGATTGCCAGACCGACCAGGCCCTCGACGCTGGGATTCCTTCAGCCAAGCTGTCGTCGACGGAAGGTGCTCATACCTTGTCGGTGCCAGAGTTGCCAAAGGCGGGCACCACAATCTGTTACAAGTGTGTGGACAAAGCAGACAAGGTGACCAAACAATGCAGTGTCAAAGTCCGCGTTAGCGGTGCGGAGAGCTCACGTGCCAGCATTCGAACGGCCTATGGATGTGTTTTCAGTGGATCAATTGCGAGTCTTTATCTTGCGGCATACTATGCATATTGA
- a CDS encoding SAG-related sequence (encoded by transcript BESB_062300) — protein MAEETASSVRRVFQAGLVLWLTFCMILMANAQQDLGSTETQECRTSGPHLTVEVDPETRTATFTCDAQLKYLWPATKKPKEEFTEYFLDDTCNQTGKLSSKFGEGTTLRKNEDKTAASNSLKASGEMPIAYTLTVARLTDSREKAFFKCAKAEYSSLEKTTTTTEAESCVVTVIVPPAPTPAPDTCTPEREALSLTITKPGENATFKCGEKNSTLLPSEPRVFSEDCQTDQALDAAIPSAKLESQDGAHTLTVPKLPKAGTVICYKCVDQADKAAEQCSVKIRVSACGQSAVEFFGFNSVPTGRERGRGKLLLQNQ, from the exons ATGGCGGAGGAAACAGCAAGTTCCGTGAGGCGTGTCTTCCAGGCAGGCCTTGTCTTGTGGCTCACGTTTTGCATGATACTGATGGCGAATGCCCAACAAGATCTAGGCAGTACTGAGACGCAAGAATGCAGAACAAGCGGTCCCCATCTTACAGTGGAAGTGGACCCCGAAACCCGGACAGCAACCTTCACCTGTGACGCCCAACTGAAATACCTGTGGCCCGCTACAAAAAAGCCAAAAGAAGAGTTCACAGAGTATTTTCTGGACGACACTTGCAATCAGACGGGGAAGCTTTCGTCTAAATTCGGTGAAGGAACAACTCTCCGCAAGAATGAGGACAAAACGGCGGCATCTAACTCACTCAAAGCAAGCGGCGAAATGCCAATAGCATACACACTGACTGTGGCAAGACTTACCGACTCACGCGAGAAGGCCTTCTTCAAGTGTGCGAAAGCGGAATACTCCAGCCTGGAAAAGACAACAACAACAACAGAAGCCGAGTCGTGCGTGGTGACGGTCATCGTGCCTCCGGCGCCCACTCCCGCACCCGACA CGTGCACCCCGGAGAGGGAAGCGTTGAGCCTCACAATCACAAAGCCAGGCGAGAACGCCACTTTCAAGTGCGGTGAAAAAAATAGCACCCTCCTCCCGTCAGAACCCCGTGTCTTCAGTGAAGACTGCCAGACCGACCAGGCCCTCGACGCTGCGATTCCCTCAGCCAAGCTAGAGTCGCAGGACGGTGCTCACACCTTGACTGTGCCGAAGTTGCCAAAGGCGGGCACCGTCATCTGTTACAAGTGTGTGGACCAAGCAGACAAGGCGGCCGAACAATGTAGTGTCAAAATTCGCGTTAGCG CTTGCGGTCAGAGTGCTGTGGAGTTCTTTGGCTTCAACAGCGTCCCCacggggagggagagaggccgAGGTAAACTGCTGCTTCAAAATCAATAG